In a genomic window of Gigantopelta aegis isolate Gae_Host chromosome 9, Gae_host_genome, whole genome shotgun sequence:
- the LOC121381193 gene encoding uncharacterized protein LOC121381193 translates to MKVWILLFSLLATTFAYRITVEDESELCDEGTEMGDDGGFDDMDDGGGFDDDSDTTVADVTDSLRILADIFTELKKTEEAKVITQAADTIDAVVKEGDKELEDKLNKELKAAEEESKTELDSESKALDEELNKAKAEMQKADN, encoded by the exons atGAAAGTTTGGATTCTTTTGTTCAGTTTGTTGGCGACAACGTTCGCCTACAGAATAACAGTGGAAGATGAAA GCGAACTTTGTGATGAAGGCACCGAAATGGGTGACGATGGGGGATTCGATGACATGGATGACGGTGGAGGTTTTGATGATGATTCAGATACTACCGTAGCAGACGTAACAGATTCCCTACGTATACTAGCCGATATCTTTACTGAATTGAAGAAAACTGAAGAAGCGAAAGTAATAACACAGGCTGCAGATACCATTGATGCTGTTGTTAAAGAAGGTGACAAAGAACTTGAAGACAAATTGAACAAAGAACTAAAAGCAGCAGAGGAAGAAAGTAAGACAGAACTGGATAGCGAAAGCAAGGCCTTGGACGAGGAGCTAAATAAGGCAAAGGCTGAAATGCAAAAGGCGGACAATTAA
- the LOC121381992 gene encoding uncharacterized protein LOC121381992 has product MKVWILLFSLLATTFAYRITVEDESELCDEGTEMGDDGGFDDMDDGGGFDDDSDTTVADVTDSLRILADIFTELKKTEEAKVITQAADTIDAVVKEGDKELEDKLNKELKAAEEESKTELDSESKALDEELNKAKAEMQKADN; this is encoded by the exons atGAAAGTTTGGATTCTTTTGTTCAGTTTGTTGGCGACAACGTTCGCCTACAGAATAACAGTGGAAGATGAAA GCGAACTTTGTGATGAAGGCACCGAAATGGGTGACGATGGGGGATTCGATGACATGGATGACGGTGGAGGTTTTGATGATGATTCAGATACTACCGTAGCAGACGTAACAGATTCCCTGCGTATACTAGCCGATATCTTTACTGAATTGAAGAAAACTGAAGAAGCGAAAGTAATAACACAGGCTGCAGATACCATTGATGCTGTTGTTAAAGAAGGTGACAAAGAACTTGAAGACAAATTGAACAAAGAACTAAAAGCAGCAGAGGAAGAAAGTAAGACAGAACTGGATAGCGAAAGCAAGGCCTTGGACGAGGAGCTAAATAAGGCAAAGGCTGAAATGCAAAAGGCGGACAATTAA